Within Pseudomonas brassicacearum, the genomic segment CAGCTTCTCGATCACGTCAGGCATGTCGTCCTGGGCAAACGACGGGCCGAGGATCTTGCCCAGGCTGGCGTCGCGGCTACCGCTGCCGCCCAGGGAGACCTGATAGAACTCTTCGCCTTTCTTGTCCACGCCCAGGATGCCGATGTGGCCGACGTGGTGGTGACCACAGGCGTTCATGCAGCCGGAAATGTTCAGGTCCAGCTCGCCGATGTCGAACAGGTAGTCCAGGTCGTCGAAACGACGCTGGATCGATTCGGCGATAGGGATCGACTTGGCGTTGGCCAGCGAGCAGAAATCGCCGCCTGGGCAGCAGATCATGTCGGTCAGCAGGCCGATGTTCGGAGTGGCGAAACCTTGCTCGCGCAGCTCGCCCCACAGGGTGAACAACTGGCTCTGTTCAACGTCTGCCAGGATGATGTTCTGCTCGTGGGAGGTACGCAGCTGGCCGAAGCTGTAGCGCTCGGCCAGGTCGGCCACGGCGTCCAGTTGCTTGTCGGTGATGTCGCCTGGCGCGACGCCGGTCGGCTTCAAGGACAGGGTCACCGCGACATAACCCGGCTTCTTGTGGGCCAGGGTATTGCGGGTGCGCCAGCGGGCGAAGCCTGGGTGTTCTCTGTCGAGGGCGGCCAGTTCGGCGTCCTGGTTGTCCAGGGCCTTATAAGCCGGGTCGACGAAGTGCTTGGCGACGCGATGCACTTCGGCTTCGGTCAGGGTGGTCTGGCCGCCACGCAGGTGAGCCATCTCGGCTTCGACCTTCTCGGCGAACACTTCAGGCGTCAGGGCCTTGACCAGGATCTTGATCCGCGCCTTGTATTTGTTGTCGCGACGGCCATAGCGGTTGTACACCCGCAAGATTGCGTCGAGATAGCTCAGCAGGTCCTGCCATGGCAGGAACTCGTTGATGAACGCGCCGACCACCGGCGTACGTCCCAGGCCACCGCCCACCAGCACACGGAAGCCCAGCTCGCCGGCCGCGTTGTAGACCGTCTCCAGGCCGATATCGTGGACTTCGATGGCCGCTCGGTCCGAGGTCGAGCCGTTGATGGCGATCTTGAATTTGCGCGGCAGGTAGGCGAATTCCGGGTGAAAGGTCGTCCACTGGCGGACAATCTCGCACCACGGGCGCGGGTCGATCAACTCGTCGGCCGCGACACCGGCGAACTGGTCGGTGGTGACGTTGCGCAGGCAGTTGCCGCTGGTCTGGATCGCGTGCATCTGTACGGTGGCCAGCTCGGCCAGGATCTGGGGTACATCTTCCAGGGCCGGCCAGTTGTACTGGACGTTCTGCCGGGTACTGATGTGGGCGTAGCCCTTGTCGTAGTCGCGGGCAATTTGCGCCAGCTTGCGCACCTGGCGCGAGGTCAGTTGGCCATAAGGCACAGCCACGCGCAGCATCGGGGCGAAGCGCTGGATATACAGGCCATTCTGCAAGCGCAGAGGGCGGAATTCTTCTTCGCTCAGCTCGCCTGCCAGATAGCGTCGGGTCTGATCACGGAACTGCTTGACGCGGTCCTCGATGATCCGCTGATCGTACTCGTCGTATACGTACATATAAGTCTCGGTCTCAGGCTTGGGCCGATCAGAAACAGCTGCATGTTGGCTCGCTGGAATCGGGTTCTGCCTCGGCAATTCTGCGCGCACGGCCGCGCGCTCCTAGAGGAGCCGGTGCAAGATACCTGTTTTGAGTTATGCGCAAAAGTGATGTTTGAGTATATGTAAAGAACCAAATCGACTAATGAGATTGATTATTGGCTAACCCACATTTGTCGTGCGGGCAATCATCGTCTTAACTGTGGTCGAGTCCCTATGCAATCACCTAAAAAACCGACAAGAGGCGATGCAATGAGCAATCCGACCAAAGCAAGGAAAAGCGACAGTTCTGTTGATGCCTGGGCCATTTTGTTCCTGATCATCCTGGTGGTGGGCACCGCAGTGTTCTGGGTCAGCCATCAATAAGTTCGAGCCGTTGCAGGCTACATGAAGGTCTCGTGCCGATGTGCCCGTTCGCCACCCGGGTCGTTATACTGGGTGGCGTATTATTTGGGGCGGGGCGGGATGTCGAAGTTTATCTGCAGGCTACTGGGGCTTTTATGCCTGTTATTCTGGGTGCAAGCCCAGGCCGCCCATGTGGTTTCATCTTCGTCCGATGCTCTGGCTGCCAGTTCGGCTGCGCCTAGCGTGGTGTTCCTGAACCCGGGGTACTCCACCGAGATCTTCTGGGTCACCTATACCGAGTTCATGCAAGCGGCGGCAAGCGGACTGGGTTTGCGGCTGCGCGTGGAGTATGCCGAGCGCGATCCCCAACTGATGATTCGCCAGGCGCGCGAGGCCATCATGGCCAAAGACCGTCCGGACTATCTGGTGTTGGTCAACGAGCAGTATGTCGCCCCGCGGATCCTGCAGTTGGCGCAGGGCAGTGGGGTCAAGCTGTTCCTGGTGAACAACACATTGACCGGCGATCAGACTCGCCTGCTGACACAGGACGGTACTCCACCTCCCGAATTGCTCGGCAGCCTGATACCCGATGATGAGCGCAGCGGTTACCTGATGCTCAAGGAACTGTTGCGCCAATACGGACCGCTGGCGCCTGGGCAGACGCTCGATCTGCTGGCCTTTTCCGGGAAGAAACTCACCCCTTCGGCGCAACTGCGTGAGAAAGGCCTGCTCCGGGCGTTGGCCGAGCACCCGCAAGTGCATCTGCGCCAGTTGGTCTATGGCGAGTGGAGTCGCGAAAGGGCTTATGAGCAGGCGAGCCAGTTGGTCAAGCGCTATCCGCAGACCGCGCTGGTCTGGTCGGCCAACGATGAAATGGCCCTGGGCGCCATGCAGGCGTTCGAGCAGGCGGGTCGCCAGCCGGGCAAGGATGTGTTGTTCAGCGCCATGAACAGCTCCAGGCCGGCGCTGCAGGCCCGTATCGACGGGCGCTTGAGCGTGCTGTTCACCGGGCACTTCAGCTTGGGAGGGTGGGCCATGGTGCTGCTGCATGATCACGCCCGGGGCGTCGACCTCGCGCGTCATGGCGGCTACAACCAGCAGGTCGACCTGATGCAGTCGCTCGATCCGGCCCGCGCCCGCGCGTGGTTGAACATGAATCCCGCCAAGGACTATCGCCTGGACTTCAAGCGCTTCAGCCTGGTGTCCCACCCGGATGGCGAGCGCTATGTCTTTTCGCTCGATGCACTGGGGCGGCGCTAGAGCAGCTCGGATCGAGGCTGGCGAGACGGGCAATATGACTGTTTCGGTTCGCAAGGACCTGGGGCCATATTTTGCAGATCCGTTCTATACGCCCGCAAAGTACAACACCAGATTGACGATCCCATACAACGCCAACCCGAAAATCACCGTAAACAGGATGCCGAGGATGATGAAGTGGCTCGGCTTGCCATGGGTGAAGTCACGGGCGCGGTTTTTTCCGCTTTGCACGCCAAACGCCGCCGCTCCCACGCTGTGCAGCATTTGCCAGAGGGTGGGCGCCTTATTTTCGTTGGGTTCATCCATGATGCTCTCCATACACAAGGTCGTATGTGGAGAGCATAGTCAATTGCTGCGAACTTAGTTGTCGTAACCCAGGTTTGGCGACAGCCAGCGCTCCGTCACGCTCAAGTCCTGGCCCTTGCGAGCGGTGTAGCTCTGGACCTGGTCCTTGTCGATCTTGCCTACGGCGAAGTATTGCGCCTGGGGATGGGCGAAATACCAGCCGCTGACCGCCGCTGCCGGGAACATGGCGTAGTGTTCGGTGAGGAACACACCGCTGCGCCCGGCCTTCAGTTCTCTGGCCTCGGGATCGAGCAGGCGGAACAGGGTGGCTTTCTCGGTGTGGTCCGGGCAGGCCGGATAGCCGGGGGCAGGGCGGATGCCCGTGTATTGCTCCTTGATCAGGGCGTCGTTGTCCAGGCTTTCGTCCTTGGCGTAGCCCCAATATTCCTTGCGCACCTGCTGGTGCAGCCACTCGGCACAGGCTTCGGCCAAGCGGTCGGCCAGGGCCTTGACCATGATCGAGTTGTAGTCGTCGCCAGCCTCTTGGTAGGCCTTGGCGACTTCTTCGGCGCCGATGCCGGCGGTGGTAATGAAACCGCCGACATAGTCGGTCACGCCGCTGTCTTTGGGCGCGACGAAGTCGGCCAGGGAGAAGTTCGGCTTACCATCGGTCTTGATGATCTGCTGGCGCAGGTGATGCAGGCGCGCCAGTGGCTTGCCATCGTCGCCGTAGACTTCCAGGTCATCGTCATGCACCTGGTTGGCCGGCCAGAAGCCGAACACGGCGCGGGCGCTGATGAGTTTCTCGTCGATCAGCTTGCGCAGCATCGCCCGGGCATCGGCGTACAGCGCAGTGGCCGCTTCGCCGACCACTTCGTCGGTGAGGATGCGCGGGTATTTGCCGGCCAGGTCCCAGGAAATGAAGAACGGTGTCCAGTCGATGTATTCGGCCAGGACGTTCAGATCGATGTTGTCCAGCACTTTGGCGCCCGTGAAGGTCGGCTTGACCGGCTGGTAGCTGCTCCAGTCGAACTGTGGCTTCTTGGCCACGGCGGCGGGGTAGCTCAGGCGTTCGGTGCGGGCGCTGCGGTTGGAAGTACGCTCGCGTACGTCGATGTAGTCCAG encodes:
- a CDS encoding nitrite/sulfite reductase, which produces MYVYDEYDQRIIEDRVKQFRDQTRRYLAGELSEEEFRPLRLQNGLYIQRFAPMLRVAVPYGQLTSRQVRKLAQIARDYDKGYAHISTRQNVQYNWPALEDVPQILAELATVQMHAIQTSGNCLRNVTTDQFAGVAADELIDPRPWCEIVRQWTTFHPEFAYLPRKFKIAINGSTSDRAAIEVHDIGLETVYNAAGELGFRVLVGGGLGRTPVVGAFINEFLPWQDLLSYLDAILRVYNRYGRRDNKYKARIKILVKALTPEVFAEKVEAEMAHLRGGQTTLTEAEVHRVAKHFVDPAYKALDNQDAELAALDREHPGFARWRTRNTLAHKKPGYVAVTLSLKPTGVAPGDITDKQLDAVADLAERYSFGQLRTSHEQNIILADVEQSQLFTLWGELREQGFATPNIGLLTDMICCPGGDFCSLANAKSIPIAESIQRRFDDLDYLFDIGELDLNISGCMNACGHHHVGHIGILGVDKKGEEFYQVSLGGSGSRDASLGKILGPSFAQDDMPDVIEKLIDVYIEQRTEDERFIDTYQRIGIDLFKERVYAANH
- a CDS encoding ABC transporter substrate-binding protein; this translates as MSKFICRLLGLLCLLFWVQAQAAHVVSSSSDALAASSAAPSVVFLNPGYSTEIFWVTYTEFMQAAASGLGLRLRVEYAERDPQLMIRQAREAIMAKDRPDYLVLVNEQYVAPRILQLAQGSGVKLFLVNNTLTGDQTRLLTQDGTPPPELLGSLIPDDERSGYLMLKELLRQYGPLAPGQTLDLLAFSGKKLTPSAQLREKGLLRALAEHPQVHLRQLVYGEWSRERAYEQASQLVKRYPQTALVWSANDEMALGAMQAFEQAGRQPGKDVLFSAMNSSRPALQARIDGRLSVLFTGHFSLGGWAMVLLHDHARGVDLARHGGYNQQVDLMQSLDPARARAWLNMNPAKDYRLDFKRFSLVSHPDGERYVFSLDALGRR
- a CDS encoding DUF2970 domain-containing protein produces the protein MDEPNENKAPTLWQMLHSVGAAAFGVQSGKNRARDFTHGKPSHFIILGILFTVIFGLALYGIVNLVLYFAGV